One genomic region from Oncorhynchus gorbuscha isolate QuinsamMale2020 ecotype Even-year unplaced genomic scaffold, OgorEven_v1.0 Un_scaffold_141:::fragment_3, whole genome shotgun sequence encodes:
- the LOC124017008 gene encoding cysteine-rich, acidic integral membrane protein-like, translating into MDYQGTAGDYQTIDYQGKAGDYQTIDYQGKAGNYQNIDYQGKAGDYQTIDYQSKAGDHKTIDYQGKAGDCQTIDYKGKAGNYQTIDYQGKAGDYQTIDYQGKAGNYQNIDYQGKAGDYQTIDYQSKAGDYKTIDYQGKAGDCQTIDYKGKAGNYQTIDYQGKAGDYQTIDYQGKAGDYQNIDYQGKTGDYQNIDYQGKAGDYQTIDYQCKADYQTIDYQSKVGDHQTINYQSKAGDYKTIDYQVKAGDCQTIDYQGKAGDYQTIDYQGKTGDCQTIDYKGKAGNYQTIDYQGKAGDYQTIDYQGKTGDYQTIDYEDKTGDYQNIDYQCKADYQTIDYQGKAGDYQNIDYQGKAGDYQTIDYQCKADYQTIDYQGKAGDYQNIDYQGKAGDYQNIDYQGKAGDYQTIDYQCKADYQTIDYQGKAGDYQTIDYQCKADYQTIDYQGKAGDHQTINYQSKAGDYKTIDYQGKAGDCQTIDYQGKAGDYQNIDTKTIDYQGKAGNYQTIDYQGKAGDHQTINYQSKAGDHQTIDYQDKAGDYKTIDYQSKAGDHQTINYQSKAGDHQTIDYQDKAGDYQTIDYQDKNIDYQGKAGDYQTIDYQCKADYQTIDYQGKVGDHQTINYQSKAGDYKTIDYQVKAGDCQTIDYQGKAGDYQTIDYQGKTGDCQTIDYKGKAGNYQTIDYQGKAGDYQTIDYQGKAGDYQNIDTKTIDYQGKAGDHQTINYQSKAGDHQTIDYQDKAGDYKTIDYQSKAGDHQTINYQSKAGDHQTIDYQDKAGDYQTIDYQDKAGDHQTIDYQGKAGDHQTIDYQDKA; encoded by the exons ATGGACTACCAAGGCACAGCTGGAGACTACCAGACCATAGACTACCAAG GCAAGGCTGGAGACTACCAGACCATAGACTACCAAGGCAAGGCTGGAAACTACCAGAACATAGACTACCAAGGCAAGGCTGGAGACTACCAGACCATAGACTACCAAAGCAAGGCTGGAGACCACAAGACCATAGACTACCAAGGAAAGGCTGGAGACTGCCAGACGATAGACTACAAAGGCAAGGCTGGAAACTACCAGACCATAGACTACCAAG GCAAGGCTGGAGACTACCAGACCATAGACTACCAAGGCAAGGCTGGAAACTACCAGAACATAGACTACCAAGGCAAGGCTGGAGACTACCAGACCATAGACTACCAAAGCAAGGCTGGAGACTACAAGACCATAGACTACCAAGGAAAGGCTGGAGACTGCCAGACGATAGACTACAAAGGCAAGGCTGGAAACTACCAGACCATAGACTACCAAGGCAAGGCTGGAGACTACCAGACCATAGACTACCAAGGCAAGGCTGGAGACTACCAGAACATAGACTACCAAGGCAAGACTGGAGACTACCAGAACATAGACTACCAAGGCAAGGCTGGAGACTACCAGACCATAGACTACCAATGCAAGGCTGACTACCAGACCATAGACTACCAAAGCAAGGTTGGAGACCACCAGACCATAAACTACCAAAGCAAGGCTGGAGACTACAAGACCATAGACTACCAGGTGAAGGCTGGAGACTGCCAGACCATAGACTACCAAGGCAAGGCTGGAGACTACCAGACCATAGACTACCAAGGAAAGACTGGAGACTGCCAGACGATAGACTACAAAGGCAAGGCTGGAAACTACCAGACCATAGACTACCAAGGCAAGGCTGGAGACTACCAGACCATAGACTACCAAGGCAAGACTGGAGACTACCAGACCATAGACTACGAAGACAAGACTGGAGACTACCAGAACATAGACTACCAATGCAAGGCTGACTACCAGACCATAGACTACCAAGGCAAGGCTGGAGACTACCAGAACATAGACTACCAAGGCAAGGCTGGAGACTACCAGACCATAGACTACCAATGCAAGGCTGACTACCAGACCATAGACTACCAAGGCAAGGCTGGAGACTACCAGAACATAGACTACCAAGGCAAGGCTGGAGACTACCAGAACATAGACTACCAAGGCAAGGCTGGAGACTACCAGACCATAGACTACCAATGCAAGGCTGACTACCAGACCATAGACTACCAAGGCAAGGCTGGAGACTACCAGACCATAGACTACCAATGCAAGGCTGACTACCAGACCATAGACTACCAAGGCAAGGCTGGAGACCACCAGACCATAAACTACCAAAGCAAGGCTGGAGACTACAAGACCATAGACTACCAAGGCAAGGCTGGAGACTGCCAGACCATAGACTACCAAGGCAAGGCTGGAGACTACCAGAACATAGATACCAAG ACCATAGACTACCAAGGCAAGGCTGGAAACTACCAGACCATAGACTACCAAGGCAAGGCTGGAGACCACCAGACCATAAACTACCAAAGCAAGGCTGGAGACCACCAGACCATAGACTACCAAGACAAGGCTGGAGACTACAAGACCATAGACTACCAAAGCAAGGCTGGAGACCACCAGACCATAAACTACCAAAGCAAGGCTGGAGACCACCAGACCATAGACTACCAAGACAAGGCTGGAGACTACCAGACCATAGACTACCAAGACAAG AACATAGACTACCAAGGCAAGGCTGGAGACTACCAGACCATAGACTACCAATGCAAGGCTGACTACCAGACCATAGACTACCAAGGCAAGGTTGGAGACCACCAGACCATAAACTACCAAAGCAAGGCTGGAGACTACAAGACCATAGACTACCAGGTGAAGGCTGGAGACTGCCAGACCATAGACTACCAAGGCAAGGCTGGAGACTACCAGACCATAGACTACCAAGGAAAGACTGGAGACTGCCAGACGATAGACTACAAAGGCAAGGCTGGAAACTACCAGACCATAGACTACCAAGGCAAGGCTGGAGACTACCAGACCATAGACTACCAAGGCAAGGCTGGAGACTACCAGAACATAGATACCAAG ACCATAGACTACCAAGGCAAGGCTGGAGACCACCAGACCATAAACTACCAAAGCAAGGCTGGAGACCACCAGACCATAGACTACCAAGACAAGGCTGGAGACTACAAGACCATAGACTACCAAAGCAAGGCTGGAGACCACCAGACCATAAACTACCAAAGCAAGGCTGGAGACCACCAGACCATAGACTACCAAGACAAGGCTGGAGACTACCAGACCATAGACTACCAAGACAAGGCTGGAGACCACCAGACCATAGACTACCAAGGCAAGGCTGGAGACCACCAGACCATAGACTACCAAGACAAGGcttga